Proteins encoded together in one Vitis vinifera cultivar Pinot Noir 40024 chromosome 4, ASM3070453v1 window:
- the LOC100259033 gene encoding uncharacterized protein LOC100259033: MAPSKKGKAKANSGGSTQSSDSVNSSFPSCIRFVPPSSVSITVHAKPGSKVSSITDFDDEALGVQIDAPAKDGEANAALLDYISSVVGVKRRQVSISSGSKSRDKVVIVEEVTLQGVFDALDKVSKSH; encoded by the exons ATGGCTCCAAGTAAAAAGGGCAAAGCGAAGGCCAACTCAGGCGGGTCAACTCAGTCATCTGACTCTGTTAACAGCAGCTTCCCTTCATGTATTCGATTCGTGCCTCCCTCCTCCGTCTCCATCACCGTTCATGCCAAGCCCGGCTCCAAAGTCTCCTCCATCACAG ATTTCGACGATGAGGCGCTGGGCGTGCAAATCGATGCTCCTGCAAAGGATGGAGAAGCGAACGCGGCGCTCCTTGATTACATAAGCTCG GTTGTAGGAGTGAAAAGAAGGCAGGTGTCTATTAGTTCCGGTTCTAAATCAAGGGATAAGGTTGTGATTGTGGAGGAAGTGACTTTACAGGGTGTTTTTGATGCTTTGGACAAAGTTTCCAAGTCCCATTGA
- the LOC100267699 gene encoding G-type lectin S-receptor-like serine/threonine-protein kinase LECRK3: MASTALLFLLLSAFCVAAAAQQRGSNISRGSSLTPTSNSYWLSPNRQYAFGFYNQGDGYYLGIFLKGIPQKTVVWTANRDDLPVPSTATLHFTSEGRLRLQTQGQQKEIANSASAYSASMLNSGNFVLYNSDGDIVWQSFDLPTDTLLPGQRLSAGKELLSSMSETNPSTGLFRLKMQNDGNLVQYPVEAPDTATYAYYASGTDGKGDNVTLNLDDEGHLYLLNTNGSNIKNITDGYNNENLYRLRIDPDGIFKLYSHDLGQNGSWSILWRSSADKCAPKGLCGVNGFCVLLDDRADCVCLPGFDFVVASNWSSGCIRNFEEDICKSKDGSTKYTMSTLDNTWWEDASYSTLSLPTQEDCEQACLEDCNCEAALFEDGSCRKQRLPLRFGRRSLSNSNILFVKVGSTEVSQQGTKKEIRTDILVISVSLASFALIILVISGVLIHRKNLWAYKKISETGNVGLTEGVALRSFTYMELEKVTNGFKEEIGKGASGTVYKGAISNSQRIVAVKKLEKVLAEGQREFQNELKVIGRTHHRNLVRLLGYCLEGPNRLLVYEYMSNGSLADLLFTPGKQPCWIERMGIALNVARGVLYLHEECETQIIHCDIKPQNILMDEYKRAKISDFGLAKLLMHDQTNTFTGIRGTRGYVAPEWHRKLPVTVKADVYSYGIVLLETICCRKNVDWSLPEEEAILEEWVYHCFEAGELGKLVGDEEVDKRQLERMVKVGLWCILDEPSLRPSMKKVLLMLEGTVDIPVPPSPVSFLSAI, translated from the coding sequence ATGGCTTCAACTGCTTTactgtttcttcttctctctgcATTTTGTGTTGCAGCAGCAGCCCAACAAAGAGGTTCTAATATAAGTCGAGGTTCTTCTCTAACTCCCACTTCCAACTCCTATTGGCTGTCACCCAACCGCCAATATGCCTTTGGATTCTACAATCAGGGTGACGGCTATTATCTAGGAATTTTTCTCAAAGGAATTCCCCAGAAAACTGTAGTGTGGACAGCCAACCGAGATGATCTCCCAGTCCCCAGCACCGCTACCTTGCACTTCACTAGTGAAGGCAGGCTCAGGTTGCAAACGCAAGGTCAGCAAAAGGAGATCGCCAATTCTGCTTCAGCTTATTCTGCTTCCATGCTGAATTCGGGAAATTTCGTGCTCTATAATTCTGATGGGGACATTGTATGGCAGAGTTTTGATCTCCCAACTGATACCCTTTTACCAGGTCAACGTCTCTCAGCAGGGAAAGAGCTGCTTTCTAGTATGTCAGAAACTAACCCCTCAACTGGATTATTTCGCCTGAAGATGCAAAATGATGGGAACCTTGTGCAGTACCCGGTGGAAGCTCCAGACACGGCAACATATGCTTATTATGCATCAGGTACAGATGGAAAAGGAGATAATGTGACCCTTAATCTTGATGATGAAGGTCATCTCTACTTGCTCAATACAAATGGTTCCAATATAAAGAATATAACAGATGGTTATAACAATGAAAACCTCTATCGTCTGAGAATCGATCCGGATGGGATCTTCAAACTGTACTCACATGATTTGGGTCAGAACGGCAGCTGGTCAATTTTATGGAGATCTTCAGCCGACAAGTGTGCTCCTAAGGGTCTATGTGGGGTTAATGGGTTTTGTGTTCTGCTTGATGACAGGGCTGACTGTGTCTGTCTTCCTGGATTTGATTTTGTTGTTGCAAGCAACTGGAGTTCGGGCTGCATAAGAAATTTCGAAGAAGATATTTGCAAAAGCAAGGATGGAAGTACCAAATACACCATGTCAACATTGGATAACACCTGGTGGGAAGATGCTTCCTACTCCACTCTATCATTACCAACCCAAGAAGATTGTGAACAAGCCTGCTTGGAGGACTGTAACTGTGAAGCTGCCCTGTTTGAAGATGGAAGTTGCAGAAAGCAACGGCTTCCTTTGCGATTTGGGAGAAGATCGCTAAGTAATTCAAACATACTCTTTGTGAAGGTGGGTTCCACAGAAGTTTCACAACAAGGAACCAAGAAAGAGATCCGGACAGACATCCTAGTTATCAGTGTTTCATTAGCTTCTTTTGCTCTCATTATCTTGGTCATTTCTGGAGTTCTAATTCATAGAAAGAATCTATGGGCATACAAGAAGATCTCAGAGACTGGGAATGTTGGATTGACTGAAGGCGTTGCTCTGCGATCATTTACCTACATGGAACTTGAGAAGGTTACCAACGGTTTTAAGGAAGAGATTGGTAAGGGAGCTTCTGGGACTGTTTATAAGGGAGCCATATCAAACAGCCAGAGGATTGTAGCAGTCAAGAAACTAGAGAAGGTGTTAGCTGAGGGGCAAAGAGAATTTCAGAATGAATTAAAAGTAATTGGGAGAACACACCACAGGAATCTCGTCAGATTGCTGGGTTACTGCCTTGAAGGGCCAAATAGGCTTTTGGTATATGAATACATGAGCAATGGATCACTTGCAGATTTGCTCTTCACACCTGGAAAACAACCTTGCTGGATTGAGAGAATGGGAATTGCCCTGAACGTGGCAAGAGGCGTTCTCTATCTGCATGAAGAGTGTGAGACACAGATCATACATTGTGATATTAAACCACAAAACATACTCATGGATGAGTATAAACGTGCAAAAATTTCGGACTTCGGATTAGCAAAACTGCTGATGCATGACCAGACCAATACCTTTACCGGGATCAGAGGAACAAGGGGCTATGTTGCCCCTGAGTGGCATCGCAAACTGCCAGTAACAGTTAAAGCAGATGTTTACAGCTATGGAATTGTGTTGTTGGAGACCATATGTTGTAGAAAGAATGTAGACTGGAGCCTCCCGGAAGAAGAAGCCATTCTAGAAGAATGGGTCTACCATTGTTTCGAAGCTGGTGAGCTTGGTAAACTAGTGGGCGATGAAGAGGTGGACAAGAGACAGTTGGAGAGGATGGTTAAAGTTGGTCTTTGGTGCATCCTGGACGAGCCATCGCTTCGTCCATCAATGAAGAAGGTTCTCCTGATGTTGGAAGGCACTGTAGACATCCCAGTACCTCCAAGTcctgtttcttttctttctgcCATCTAG